A section of the Salvelinus fontinalis isolate EN_2023a chromosome 33, ASM2944872v1, whole genome shotgun sequence genome encodes:
- the LOC129831526 gene encoding class A basic helix-loop-helix protein 9-like, which yields MSLSSQSTVPRRSVGTRPAMSSHAILTKSEFSEEEQEGILLGLDEEKDSGSEDSEAGSNNSLESKGGTAGSCPDVKRRSRPVRSKSRRVAANVRERKRILDYNQSFNALRMVLKHDLNGKRLSKIATLRRAINHISSLTVFLRSHPSPSALQGGHPTCTHAECLREQPLAGIEEAMLVLGKDRERERGFQIPVETYCLQHKPLHWSQHHQQSLQDHGGHKAPIILPPELQPYTDTPGGGHPSPSCLPSPSYAHFSPTETQFYTPSHPHEELSSPPYYISSEWSGGSGYPFGVRANCRPNHTDSFSDSSPAVSFTWQLGYLQGSAGYQQFLTMY from the coding sequence ATGAGCCTGTCTTCTCAGAGTACAGTACCGAGGAGGAGTGTGGGCACcaggccagccatgagcagccacgCTATTCTCACCAAGTCAGAGTTctctgaggaggagcaagaggGGATTCTGCTGGGTTTGGATGAGGAGAAGGACAGTGGCAGCGAGGACAGCGAGGCTGGCTCAAATAACTCTTTAGAGAGCAAGGGCGGCACGGCCGGCAGCTGCCCTGATGTGAAGAGACGCAGTCGTCCTGTCCGCTCCAAATCCCGCCGTGTGGCCGCCAATGTTCGCGAGCGAAAACgtatcctggactacaaccagtCTTTCAATGCACTGCGCATGGTGCTCAAACATGACCTCAACGGCAAGCGACTGTCCAAGATCGCCACTCTGAGACGTGCCATCAACCACATCTCTTCGCTGACCGTCTTCCTGCGCTCCCACCCCAGCCCCAGTGCCCTGCAAGGAGGACATCCAACCTGCACCCACGCAGAGTGCCTCAGAGAGCAGCCCTTGGCTGGAATTGAGGAGGCCATGCTGGTCCTGgggaaggacagggagagagagaggggcttccAGATCCCGGTGGAGACCTACTGTCTGCAGCATAAGCCGTTGCATTGGAGTCAACACCACCAGCAGTCCCTGCAGGATCACGGTGGCCACAAGGCTCCCATCATTCTGCCTCCAGAGCTCCAGCCCTACACAGACACCCCAGGAGGAGGACACCCCAGCCCTTCGTGCCTGCCATCCCCATCCTATGCTCACTTCTCCCCCACTGAGACCCAGTTCTACACACCCTCGCACCCTCACGAGGAGTTGAGCAGCCCCCCGTACTACATCAGCAGCGAGTGGAGTGGGGGGTCAGGGTACCCGTTTGGAGTGAGGGCCAATTGTCGCCCGAACCACACTGACAGCTTCTCAGACTCCTCTCCTGCTGTGTCCTTCACGTGGCAGCTGGGTTACCTCCAAGGCTCAGCTGGCTACCAACAGTTCCTTACCATGTACTGA
- the LOC129831842 gene encoding WSC domain-containing protein 1, with amino-acid sequence MAKPLYRLQRFLRRAQLFLLFLGVAYIMAGSVLLLQRASLVVTQRGATSPPLPSLPSIPSPPRALELGMPPVRVGGYGSRSSRIMARGQGYQPGSLLDNRTGARWLMSRNLEIRHLRRRWFHSLMTEKDMSQVERSTPRRKVPHKGSYIGCFLDNSKERALRGFVFTDFRKMTSTMCQDTCSASGYQFAGLEYGSECYCGNHITSLRVRDKECNLDCKGEKGSMCGGVGRLSVFTVEDVLPGQRRYRNVRYRGCFREPENSSSTSLVHVLQLNLTSQSCIEACMNKEFPLAMLRSPDCFCGYATPDFTLHEPAEEEHCSQSNTTEASLPSTLQGFYQVYQTPVQDSRCTEKKFLPEKSSSLVALSSFPGAGNTWVRHLIELATGYYTGSYYFDGTLYNRGFKGEKDYWKSGRTICVKTHESGRREIEMYDSVILLIRSPYRSLMAEFNRKCAGHLGYASDQHWKTKEWPEFVSSYASWWASHVLDWLRFGQRVLVVHFEELQTALVPRLRSIASFLNTTVTEDRLLCAESNQDGHFKRSGARQPTFDPFTPDMRGLIDGLIRAVDQALRDRNHTGLPLEYLPR; translated from the exons ATGGCCAAGCCCCTCTACAGACTGCAGCGTTTCCTCCGGAGGGCCCAGCTGTTCCTGCTCTTCCTGGGTGTGGCCTACATCATGGCCGGGAGCGTCCTGCTGCTCCAACGGGCCAGCCTGGTGGTGACCCAACGAGGGGCCACCAGCCCTCCACTGCCCTCCCTGCCCTCCATACCATCACCACCCCGGGCCCTGGAGCTAGGGATGCCACCCGTGAGGGTAGGAGGTTACGGGAGCAGGAGCTCACGGATCATGGCCAGGGGGCAGGGGTACCAGCCTGGGAGCCTGTTGGACAACAGGACTGGAGCACGCTGGCTCATGTCGAGGAATCTGGAGATCCGACACCTGCGGCGGCGCTGGTTCCACAGCCTGATGACGGAGAAGGATATGTCACAGGTGGAGAGGAGCACCCCCAGGAGGAAGGTGCCTCACAAAG GTTCTTACATAGGCTGCTTTCTGGATAATTCCAAGGAGCGGGCTTTAAGGGGGTTTGTATTTACGGATTTCCGCAAAATGACCAGCACCATGTGCCAGGATACCTGCTCAGCGAG TGGCTACCAGTTTGCTGGTCTGGAGTATGGGTCGGAGTGTTACTGTGGCAACCACATCACCAGCCTGCGTGTGAGAGACAAGGAATGTAACTTGGACTGTAAAGGGGAGAAAGGCTCAATGTGTGGCGGTGTTGGGCGCCTGTCAGTGTTCACGGTGGAGGATGTGCTTCCAGGCCAGAGGAGAT ACAGGAACGTGCGTTACCGCGGCTGCTTCAGGGAGCCTGAGAACAGCTCCTCTACATCTCTGGTCCATGTGCTCCAGCTCAACCTCACCTCCCAGTCCTGCATAGAGGCCTGCATGAACAAG GAGTTTCCGCTGGCTATGCTGAGGAGTCCGGACTGTTTCTGTGGTTACGCTACTCCTGACTTCACTCTCCATGAGCCGGCTGAGGAGGAGCACTGTTCACAGAGCAACACCACTGAGGCCTCCTTACCATCAACCCTCCAGGGCTTCTACCAGGTCTACCAGACACCTGTCCAAG ACTCCAGATGCACAGAGAAGAAGTTCCTACCAGAGAAGTCCAGTTCATTGGTAGCGCTCTCCAGCTTCCCAGGAGCAGGCAACACCTGGGTCAGACACCTCATAGAGTTGGCCACAGGATACTACACAGGCAGCTACTACTTCGATGGAACCCTTTACAACAGAG gcTTCAAAGGCGAGAAGGATTACTGGAAGAGTGGTCGGACCATTTGTGTGAAAACACAtgagagtgggaggagagagatagagatgtatgACTCTGTCATCCTGCTGATCAGGAGCCCATACCGTTCCCTCATGGCTGAGTTCAACAGGAAGTGTGCAGGACATCTGGGATACGCCTCTGATCAGCACTGGAAGACCAAAG AGTGGCCTGAGTTTGTGAGCAGCTACGCCTCCTGGTGGGCATCCCACGTACTGGACTGGCTGCGGTTCGGCCAACGGGTCCTAGTGGTCCACTTCGAGGAACTCCAGACAGCGCTGGTGCCCCGGCTACGATCCATCGCCTCCTTCCTCAACACCACAGTGACCGAGGACAGACTGCTGTGTGCCGAGAGCAACCAGGATGGACACTTTAAACGCTCCGGGGCCCGACAGCCCACCTTCGACCCCTTCACACCCGACATGAGAGGACTGATAGACGGGCTGATCCGTGCTGTGGACCAGGCTCTCCGGGACAGAAACCACACAGGCCTTCCACTGGAGTATCTGCCCAGATGA